The region CTCCAGAAGCTCATCGTCCTCGCCGTCCTCGCCGTCTGGTCGCGTATCAGCGCCCGAGCCTCCCTCGACTGGTCCATCACCCTCTTCTCCCTCTCCACCCTCCCCAACACCCTCGTCATGGGCATCCCCTTGCTCAAAGGCATGTACGGCGCCGACTCCGGCAGCCTCATGGTCCAGATCGTCGTACTCCAGTGCATCATCTGGTACACGCTCATGCTCTTCCTCTTCGAGTACCGCGGCGCCCgatccttaatctccgagcagTTCCCCGAGACCGCTGCTTCAATCATCTCCTTCCGCGTCGACACGGATGTCATTTCGCTGGACGGGAAAGAGCCGCTGGAGACGCAAGCTGATGTCGGCGAGGATGGGAAGCTTCATGTCACTGTCAGGAAATCCACGAGTTCCAGATCGGAAATCTTCTCCAGGAGATCCCATGGCCCTAATTCCGCCCTCTCTCTCACTCCGCGCCCTTCCAATTTGACTAATGCTGAGATTTACTCGCTTCAATCGTCGCGGAATCCCACGCCGCGAGGATCCAGTTTCAATCACACGGATTTCTACTCAATGGTGAATGGGAAGAATGCGAGCCCTAGGCATTCCAATTTTGGGCTTGACGAAGAGAGCGGTTACGCAAATCAGCCCCGTGGCTGCCCTCCGCCGCCGAAGAAGAAGGCGGCGAATGGAGGAGCTGAAGTCGGAAAGGATCTCCACATGTTTGTGTGGAGCTCCAGCGCCTCACCGGTGTCGGAGGGAGGGATTCATGTGTTTAGAGGCGCCGAGTATGCTGCAGCCACTGGAGCTCATCCCAAAGGTACAACTCTCTCATGCACGCTTTTCTTGTTGTACCTTTATTTGCTGAATTATTATgtgataaataaaaaatgcagaTTACGATGATTTTGGCCGGGATGGGTATAAAACGGGGGGCGAGGGACCGGTTCTTTCGAAGCTCGGGTCGAGCTCAACAGCAGAGCTCAACCCGAAGGCTTCGATTGAGGCCAAGGCCACAGCCATGCCCCCAACTAGTGTGATGACTAGGCTGATTTTGATCATGGTGTGGCGGAAACTCATCCGAAATCCCAACACCTACTCGAGTTTGATTGGCCTAACGTGGTCCTTGGTCTCATTCAAGTAATATCTTGTCGTCATCACTATTATACTAAGTTAGAGCTATTATGTTTTAAGTATTCAAGAGTGGATAATTTTGTGCTGTGTTTCTTGTAGATGGAATGTTGAGATGCCTGCAATTGTTGCCAAATCAATCGCTATACTGTCTGATGCTGGTCTTGGAATGGCCATGTTCAGTCTTGGTGAGGGAGATTgagaatttttttaatactagGATGGATGCAAGagtgtttttttaattcaattttgacAATGTGGTTGATTTGCAGGTTTGTTTATGGCTCTGCAGCCTAGGATCATTGCTTGTGGCAAATCCGTGGCTGCGTTGTCCATGGCCGTCCGGTTTCTTACGGGGCCTGCCGTCATGGCTGCCGCCTCCATCGCTGTAGGTCTCCGCGGCGTTCTCTTGCATATTGCAATTGTTCAGGTAAGATATAATGTGGTTTTCGTTGATTACAAGATTGGTGAAGTTTGATTATAATCTTGCAATGTTTTTGTAGGCTTCTCTGCCTCAGGGGATTGTTCCCTTTGTCTTTGCCAAGGAGTATAATGTGCACCCTGATATACTCAGCACTGGGTTAGTCACCACATTTCTCTCACAATGTTTAATTACTCCTCTACTAATTTACTAAGTAGCAGTATATAATTTGTTCTTGTTTGCAGTGTGATATTTGGGATGTTAATAGCTCTTCCCATCACTCTTGTCTACTACATTTTGCTGGGGCTTTGAAGATGAACCTGCATACAACTAACGCATTTTTTTGGGCTTCTAACCGAAGAGAGAAGAAATTAGAAGAAGGTTATTGGAAAATATTGCAGGccccaaatataaaaaaattctctcaaaagaaaaaaaaagaaggaaaagaaacATCATTAGACAGGTAGTAGAATTAGTGGTAgtgatattaatatattttgttttttggtCTCTTCTTTTGCTGAACTCTGCCGTGCCCCACTTGATACTTTTGCTCTTTTCAATGAAGAAAGTTGAGTTTGTGATCCCACTACTTTTGGGTGTGTTTTTTTGAACTTTTAGTTGATTTGTTGATGGAGTCAAATAAATGTGTTACCTAACAAGAATATCTCTCGGTAATAAAGATGGACacaaatttatttcattatgctgCTCAAGGCTGTATAATTTTGCTCCCAGAATTTTAGTTCTTGCTAGTGggttgtgtgtgtttttttcagTCAAGGTTGTGTTGGTTGACTGGTTGAGTAAGTGATTGTGTTTGCATTGAATAATTGCGTACAAACACAGAGTTGAGTATGTATTGAGGTTTCGGCAGAAAACAAGGTGATGGTGGGTGACAGAGCGACAGGCGACAGATTTAATTGGGGTGGCGGAGCTATGGCTAGGTTTTAGGCCGTGTCGGCTGCTGGTCTCCCACAAGGCAGCGTTTGGCCCAGCTGTATTTACATTTTATCTgcattatttttctttatagcatccactataccgtcccttaaccaTCCCTTAAACTACTGTTTGAGGGTCCCgctgtactttattcctctaTCTTTTAACtgagggacggaacctgcaacgctccgtcctttaaccgtcccttaaattactattcattcaatttcattttttattttttttccaacccaattcaattaaaacaaacacactttattaaaaaacacaaaacataaaaaaaacacataacataatttaaaatacaaatctggaggaaaaaaaaactactccgcagGCGAATCATcatccggaggcggtcgaggtggaggagtcggaaggccaagtcgtgctgccatatgcacaactccgttccaccaggcctcGTATTGGGAGGGCGAGTAGCGGgaaacgtccgccattgtggcggtcatgaaCACcgccataagtgtgtccgagcctccctgcgagcccgatcccgaggccgcctggcttgattcgcctcgtcccttcctcgctctagccgctttcgccgccttcgtcccttgcggccgacggcgcccacctccagatcctccagcatcgccgaccgtacccgcaaactcctgcgaTGCAGCCTCATGTGGGCTGATGCCCTCAGCGGTGTcgccaccagacgagtattggccactctcCGTATGCTTGGTGCGCTTCGAGTTatagcccgagctggagcggaaaccgccggcccaccgttcctcgtccttcacggcctgccaaacatcaacaaatctaaATTGTTGACGGGTGTCCTCGTAGTAGGCgtgcaaagcggacgtcaaaatgtcggttgccgtggagccgctttggtagcgcgccgcttcggccgagtagatgccgcagaattttttgacttgtcggtcgactcggtcaaagtgagagcggagcattttatatttgcgcttgcgggagcctttcggctttatttggtggtagacctcgcagaccttttcccagaaacacttccggagttgttgattcccgacgacaggatcgtacgagacggtgatccaggcgttgtacaccgccagcgtttcgagGTTGCTGTaaggatgccggcctagatcctcttcctcttcctcttcctcctcctcgtcctcgcccgcctggggttgtacacggcctcggccacctcccggcgtgggatcaacgggaaaatcctcccggatctgggataatccctgcgaatactgcggggcggagggacgggcatatgcatcaacgtcaaaattgggtggttggtacccacccggcgtcgccgaaccctaggtccccggcgttgacgaaccggaacctcccagtgtgttgatcatggtctcccaatcgccgaaggcgttgagatcccacccgccggagccggaaccgtcgtagttgccgtcgccggacatcttgagttgttatataaaaatttgagaggaaattgagatgataggaagaatagatgtgtagttgtgtgtgaaatgaggatgagtttaggagtatttataaagtaaaaaaattaattaaaaaataaaaaaaattaaaaaaaaaaacaaaaaacggtattattaccgttagaattttttttcccatttatttttatttttttaaaaaaatttttgaatgttgtaaaaaaaatatttattgcgtcagcacgtgacgaagcccactcgcgggccggtgaatgggcgtcacgcacgacgccgggtcgcgccacgtcgcctaggcgcgtggcgagacggcccgTCGCTTGTCTCGGTGACACGGGACGCGGGACGGGACGGGTCGCGGGACGCCGGCgcgacgcgtagtggatgctcttaccatCTATTTTCAGAGCTAGCTCCAAAAAATTTATTAACTTGTTTTATGtagatttattattaaaatatattttgtcaGTCCCAGATTAGATGTTGAAGtacatttatatttttggaaacaataaaatataCTTTCTTAATGACACTTAGATTTAGAAAAAATATATGTGTAATATgtcaaataaaaagataataaaggatgagagagaaaaaatatatgtgtaatatatcaaataaaaagataataaaggatgagagaggaaaaagtagagagaagaaagtaagagagaggaaaaagtaagtgGGAAGAactgtgttgacttttactaaaaaaaggaAACGACTTTACTATTatggaatgtaccaaaatgataaaatgactctactactatagaacgaagggagtataattttgctctgattaatactccctccgtcccacaataagagtcatattttgccatttcggtccgtcccacaataagagtcctatttcagttttaagtaccataaatgaTATATAGACCATACATTCCACTGACTTAttacattcatattttattattaaatcaatatatattagtgagattcatattccactaaattattcaactcactttcctttatatttcttgaaactagtgtcataactaaatactccatccgtccgccattagaagtctcattccttggcggcacgtgttttaagaaatgttaagaaaagtgagtggaaaaaagttagtggaataagggttccacttgtatatattagttttaaatgaaatgtgagtgaaatgagttagtggaatgtgagaccctattaccatttatggtaaaaatgaaccggaaatcctattcgcggacgaactaaaatggaaaaatgggactcctattgtgggacggagggagtatattctaCCACTTTTCCTATCTAATCAAAATATtcaatcttcttctttctcaatttaatactactactttacatttacctttttctctttctaaTTAAACAcaaactcctaaaatctcgtaccGATTAATTAATATTGATCCTAGCAGAGTGGAAGAAAATAGTACCATAACTTAGAATTAGTTTTGACTTTCATACCACTAGCTCGATTATAGTACTACTTGCGGTGACGGAagcagaaaattaaataaaccggggctgaaatttaaaaaaaaataattttacatgTCATCTATGTTCAACTTTTAAGATACACAGATGATAATTATTTTCGACGAGTCGCCATGTCTTGAAATCGTCAAAGAATGTttgatttctattttttttgaaaatttcattcTCAATGTATTCAACTAATATATCATTCATCTATTCATCTCCCATTCTGTTTCACAAATCTGTCTTAATAAGTTTCATTGAAGAACATACTCTCTAGATAGGAGCTATTGAAACCAAAATCTTTGCTAGATTTCCCAATTCTTCAATGTTGGAGAACTCAACTTTATCAACTATATCATTGGTATAACTTTTAAGTTGATTTGGAAGAGACATACATTTAGTAGACGAGAAGTCACCCGGATAAAGTTTTGCAAGACGAACCAACTTATCGACATTGAAGCTAACAAATGAGTTTTTTGGACTAAGCAATTCATGCAAGTAAGAAATTCCGTACTCACTTTTGGGAAACGAATATCCATATTTTGAGTAAGTAAATCAAGAacctaataataaaaaaaatgtgattttcatatttaattgaTAATTAATTGTAATCATAATTGATGGTAAATCTCCACTTTGTAATGATGATAATAGTAACACATCAATCATGCTCCATACGCACACGAGACTTGATGGTATCATTCATACTAATAACGTCAATGGAATTAGGCACCCAAAACTCTTTGACTTGTCACAAGAATTGATTCCACCCGTTTTCTGTCAAATCTCGCAAAATCCTTTTCATTGTATCAATCAAAGGCGTAGCTTGGACGATATTTGTATCCCTAAGTTGTAGAATTGTTGACAAATCATTTGTTGTCCCAAGCAATTCTTTCAtcaaatgtaaaataaaaataagtcaTAACTCTCCATCATCATAACAAATGTTTTTGATATACCTTTATTATCCAAATTGATACCATCTTCATACACGTGTTCAAGCACTTCAATTATCGACGACCACATGCTTTTTAAATGAAGCAAAGTAGTGAGGTGTGACCCCCATCGAGTGTCGCTTGGTCTCTTGATTTAAACATCTTCCATGTAACATCCACTATGGAACTGGTCGATCAAACTTAAGATTTTACAATTCTGATACGATAAAGAGATATATTaatcaaaatatttaatattaataattcgATTCATAAACATATTTAACTTATATTTGGAGGTCACACTACACAGAACCTTAATTACGTTGATGTAATATAGACAAATATTCTTAGCAACCTCAATAgtattcccttcgtcccataatagacGTCACATTTGGgaaatgacacgagattttaggagatattattttgtgtgttaggtggagagagaaaatagtatatttatattaatgtgatgGGGagtttttttccaaaaatgaaatgtgacatcttttagaccatccacaataggcgcccaacgaccgcccagccgagcgccggagCTGgacggttcgctgggcggtctattgcagccgcccagcggctgagtggagagagaaaccgcgcagcgctgggcggttatgtggctctgggcggtcggctgggcggtccgttcggcgctattgcagcgcccggatcacccagcgcaccgcctagcgcgaaaattaatttttttttccgaaacactatatatacgcgctttgctcgtcattttcattcgcactacttgttttaacgagtactctctctatcttaatttctgttcaagatcaacaacgggaaatggatctcaacaacgagcctagttccgggagtagcgggtcacaaactccgactatccctgtgggaagtggatggggtcaggtgcccgggtactacaacatgtacccgtggcagcagatgaagcccggggccccaatgggggggagtccgccgggggggtttccgccgataccggggtgggtacccgggatgcagatgatgcccgggggagcaccggcgacacagtggactccgggggtcgt is a window of Salvia splendens isolate huo1 chromosome 3, SspV2, whole genome shotgun sequence DNA encoding:
- the LOC121795806 gene encoding probable auxin efflux carrier component 1b — translated: MITISDLYHVLTAVVPLYVAMILAYGSVKWWKIFTPDQCSGINRFVALFAVPLLSFHFISTNNPYAMNYRFIAADTLQKLIVLAVLAVWSRISARASLDWSITLFSLSTLPNTLVMGIPLLKGMYGADSGSLMVQIVVLQCIIWYTLMLFLFEYRGARSLISEQFPETAASIISFRVDTDVISLDGKEPLETQADVGEDGKLHVTVRKSTSSRSEIFSRRSHGPNSALSLTPRPSNLTNAEIYSLQSSRNPTPRGSSFNHTDFYSMVNGKNASPRHSNFGLDEESGYANQPRGCPPPPKKKAANGGAEVGKDLHMFVWSSSASPVSEGGIHVFRGAEYAAATGAHPKDYDDFGRDGYKTGGEGPVLSKLGSSSTAELNPKASIEAKATAMPPTSVMTRLILIMVWRKLIRNPNTYSSLIGLTWSLVSFKWNVEMPAIVAKSIAILSDAGLGMAMFSLGLFMALQPRIIACGKSVAALSMAVRFLTGPAVMAAASIAVGLRGVLLHIAIVQASLPQGIVPFVFAKEYNVHPDILSTGVIFGMLIALPITLVYYILLGL